In Pseudomonas fluorescens, the following are encoded in one genomic region:
- a CDS encoding HlyD family secretion protein: MTSMPTVEPDLAAPVTAAKPPLLKRLLLPTVGIAALVLAGMYGTHWWSAGRFIEETDDAYIGGDVTVIGPKVAGYIDEVLVADNQKVKAGDVLIRLDSRDYRANLAKAEGAVAAQEALLANLDATEQLQQAVIGQARAGIDAAGAETARSRDDDARYKKLVITNAVSVESAQRANTTFKTAQAQSNRAQAELLAAQRQLNVIDTQKQQARAALIQAKAERDLAQLNVGYTELKAPVDGVIGNRRARVGAYAQAGSQLLSVVPTRGLWVDANFKEDQLAHMVPGQRVVIRADVLSGQEFHGHLDSLAPASGSQFSVLPPENATGNFTKIVQRVPVRIHLDPADSVLGHLRPGLSVTAEVDTRKEPEAPAVASAP; encoded by the coding sequence ATGACCAGCATGCCCACCGTTGAACCCGACCTGGCTGCCCCGGTGACTGCCGCCAAACCTCCCCTGCTCAAACGCCTGCTGTTGCCAACCGTGGGCATCGCAGCACTGGTGCTGGCCGGGATGTATGGCACGCATTGGTGGAGTGCCGGGCGCTTCATCGAGGAAACCGACGATGCCTACATCGGCGGTGATGTGACGGTGATCGGGCCGAAGGTGGCGGGTTACATCGACGAAGTGCTGGTGGCCGATAACCAGAAGGTCAAGGCCGGTGACGTACTGATCCGTCTCGATTCGCGCGACTACCGCGCCAACCTGGCCAAGGCCGAAGGCGCAGTGGCCGCCCAGGAGGCCCTGCTGGCCAACCTCGACGCCACCGAACAACTGCAACAGGCCGTCATCGGCCAGGCCCGCGCCGGCATCGACGCCGCTGGTGCCGAAACCGCCCGTTCGCGGGATGACGATGCTCGCTACAAAAAACTGGTGATCACCAACGCGGTCTCGGTGGAAAGCGCCCAGCGAGCCAACACCACGTTCAAGACGGCTCAGGCCCAAAGCAACCGCGCCCAGGCTGAACTGCTGGCCGCGCAACGTCAGTTGAATGTGATCGATACCCAGAAACAACAAGCCCGAGCCGCCTTGATCCAGGCCAAGGCCGAGCGTGACCTGGCGCAATTGAATGTCGGCTACACCGAACTGAAGGCGCCGGTTGACGGTGTGATCGGCAATCGCCGGGCACGGGTCGGCGCCTATGCCCAGGCCGGCTCGCAATTGCTCTCGGTGGTGCCGACCCGCGGTCTGTGGGTCGATGCCAACTTCAAGGAAGACCAACTGGCGCACATGGTGCCGGGGCAACGGGTGGTGATCCGTGCCGACGTGCTGTCGGGGCAGGAATTCCATGGTCACCTGGACAGCCTCGCCCCCGCCAGCGGTTCGCAATTCAGTGTGTTGCCGCCGGAAAACGCCACTGGCAACTTCACCAAGATCGTGCAGAGGGTGCCAGTGCGGATTCACCTCGATCCGGCCGACAGTGTGCTCGGCCACTTGCGTCCGGGGTTGTCGGTGACCGCTGAAGTGGACACGCGCAAGGAGCCTGAAGCACCAGCCGTGGCCAGCGCGCCATGA
- a CDS encoding acetyl-CoA C-acyltransferase family protein, with product MNTPEIYVVSAARTAIGTFGGSLKDVPLADLATTAVKAALERAAVDPALVGHLVMGNVIPTETRDAYISRVAAMNAGIPKETPAYNVNRLCGSGLQAIINAAQTLMLGDADIVVGAGAESMSRGPYLMPSARWGSRMGNAQVIDYMLGILHDPFHGIHMGITAENVAARNGITREMQDALAFEDQQRAAHAIANGYFSEQIATVEIQDRKGVKLFSVDEHPRATSLEQLAAMKPAFKKDGSVTAGNASGLNDGAAALVMASGNAVQANNLKPLARLVSYAHAGVEPEFMGLGPIPATRLALKRAGLTVADLDVIEANIAFAAQACAVSQELDLDPAKVNPNGSGIALGHPVGATGAIIATKAIHELHRTGGRYALVTMCIGGGQGIAAIFERV from the coding sequence ATGAACACTCCAGAAATCTACGTCGTCAGCGCCGCCCGTACCGCCATCGGTACATTCGGCGGTTCGCTCAAGGATGTGCCACTGGCCGACCTCGCGACCACGGCCGTGAAAGCCGCCCTGGAGCGAGCCGCCGTGGATCCGGCGCTCGTTGGCCATCTGGTGATGGGCAACGTGATCCCGACCGAAACCCGCGATGCCTACATCTCCCGCGTCGCGGCGATGAACGCCGGCATTCCGAAGGAAACCCCGGCCTACAACGTCAACCGCCTCTGCGGTTCGGGCCTGCAAGCGATCATCAACGCCGCCCAGACCCTGATGCTCGGCGATGCCGACATCGTCGTCGGTGCCGGTGCCGAATCCATGAGCCGCGGTCCGTACCTGATGCCGAGCGCCCGTTGGGGTTCGCGCATGGGCAACGCCCAGGTCATCGACTACATGCTCGGCATCCTGCATGACCCCTTCCATGGCATCCACATGGGCATCACCGCCGAGAACGTCGCCGCGCGCAACGGCATCACCCGCGAAATGCAGGACGCCCTGGCTTTCGAAGACCAGCAACGCGCCGCCCACGCGATTGCCAACGGCTACTTCAGCGAGCAGATCGCGACCGTGGAAATCCAGGATCGCAAAGGCGTAAAACTGTTCAGCGTCGACGAACATCCGCGCGCCACGTCCCTGGAACAACTGGCTGCGATGAAGCCTGCGTTCAAGAAGGACGGTTCGGTCACCGCCGGCAACGCCTCGGGCCTCAACGACGGCGCCGCCGCACTGGTCATGGCCAGCGGCAACGCAGTGCAGGCCAACAACCTGAAACCCCTCGCCCGCCTGGTCAGCTACGCCCACGCCGGCGTCGAGCCGGAATTCATGGGCCTGGGCCCGATCCCGGCCACGCGCCTGGCACTCAAGCGCGCCGGCCTGACCGTCGCCGACCTGGACGTGATCGAAGCCAACATCGCCTTCGCCGCCCAGGCCTGCGCCGTCAGCCAGGAACTGGACCTCGACCCGGCCAAGGTCAACCCGAACGGTTCGGGCATCGCCCTGGGCCACCCGGTGGGCGCGACCGGCGCAATCATCGCCACCAAGGCCATCCACGAACTGCACCGCACCGGCGGCCGTTACGCGCTGGTGACCATGTGCATCGGTGGTGGCCAGGGGATTGCGGCGATTTTCGAACGCGTCTAA
- a CDS encoding enoyl-CoA hydratase-related protein, with translation MTDLIKHEQRDGVLTLTIDRPDKLNALNNAMYTQLAELLLAADEDSQIGVIILTGGPACFTSGNDLVDFLQNPPTHLDAPAFHLMKVVTRLQKPLIAAVCGAAIGIGTTLLLHCDQVLVTRNAKLRMPFVNIGLCPEFGASLLLPRLLGHARAASLLLLGNGLDGNEAVAWGLANEAFDNGTQCLAAATKIAQRFLAMPQQALRQSRQLMKQASLAELETSLREENTLFIQRLNTDEAKTALNALLNRSTDKNPPKGNQP, from the coding sequence ATGACCGACCTGATCAAACACGAGCAACGCGACGGCGTGTTGACGCTGACCATCGACCGCCCGGACAAGCTCAATGCGCTGAACAACGCCATGTACACGCAACTGGCCGAGCTGTTGCTGGCCGCCGACGAAGACTCGCAGATCGGCGTGATCATCCTCACCGGTGGCCCGGCCTGCTTCACCAGCGGCAATGACCTGGTGGATTTCCTGCAGAATCCGCCGACTCATCTGGACGCCCCGGCGTTCCACCTGATGAAGGTCGTCACGCGCCTGCAAAAACCGCTGATCGCGGCAGTCTGCGGGGCGGCCATCGGCATTGGCACCACCTTGCTGCTGCATTGCGATCAGGTACTGGTCACCCGCAACGCCAAGTTGCGCATGCCGTTCGTCAACATCGGCCTGTGCCCCGAATTCGGCGCCAGCCTGTTGCTGCCCCGCCTGCTCGGCCATGCCCGCGCCGCGAGCTTGCTGCTGTTGGGCAACGGCCTGGACGGCAACGAAGCGGTGGCCTGGGGCCTGGCCAACGAAGCCTTCGATAACGGCACACAATGCCTGGCGGCGGCGACAAAAATCGCCCAGCGCTTCCTGGCCATGCCCCAGCAAGCCCTGCGCCAGTCCCGGCAGCTGATGAAACAGGCTTCCCTGGCCGAACTGGAAACCTCCCTGCGCGAAGAAAACACGCTGTTCATTCAGCGCCTGAATACCGACGAGGCGAAAACCGCCTTGAACGCCCTGCTCAATCGCAGTACAGATAAGAATCCACCGAAAGGAAACCAGCCATGA
- a CDS encoding OprD family porin: MKPARTTSYPSLFSLAAALSLPMIAPSAMADFIGDSKARIDMRNHYINRDFRQDNAPQSKAEEWAQGFTARIESGFTDGTFGFGLDALGELGLKLDSSPDRRGTGLLPFGPQSHEPDDNYSELGLTGKVRVSKSVLKLGTLQPLLPVATYNDTRLLSSTFEGGLLTSQEIDGLTVNAGRLTKANLRDSSSNDDIGFGATTSDSFDFGGGSYAFSPQLNLSYYYGKLDQIYRQQFAGLVHTQPLGNGFNLRSDLRYFDSRGDGAEKAGRIDNRNFNGMLTVSHGAHKVSAAYQQLSGDSAFPFLNGGDPYVVNLVTFNTFTRADEDSWQLRYDYDFAAQGIPGLTFMTRYTDGSHVKAGSVDNGSEWERDTDINYVIQSGVFKNVSLRWRNVTFRSGNGLTTALDENRLIVGYTLALW, encoded by the coding sequence ATGAAGCCCGCACGTACCACGTCTTACCCATCACTGTTTTCGCTGGCCGCCGCATTGAGTCTGCCCATGATCGCGCCGAGCGCCATGGCCGACTTCATCGGCGACAGCAAGGCCCGCATTGATATGCGCAACCACTACATCAACCGCGATTTCCGTCAGGACAACGCGCCGCAATCCAAGGCCGAAGAATGGGCCCAGGGATTCACTGCGCGCATCGAGTCCGGGTTCACTGACGGCACCTTCGGTTTCGGGCTCGACGCACTGGGCGAACTGGGGCTCAAGCTCGACTCCAGTCCCGACCGCCGTGGCACCGGGCTGCTGCCGTTTGGCCCGCAGAGCCATGAACCGGACGACAATTACAGCGAACTGGGCCTGACCGGCAAAGTGCGGGTCTCCAAGAGCGTGTTGAAACTCGGCACGTTGCAACCCTTGTTGCCAGTGGCGACCTACAACGACACACGCTTGCTGAGCTCGACCTTTGAAGGTGGCTTGCTGACCAGCCAGGAAATCGACGGCCTGACAGTGAATGCCGGACGCCTGACCAAGGCCAACCTGCGGGATTCCTCCAGCAACGATGACATCGGCTTCGGCGCCACCACCAGCGATAGCTTCGACTTCGGTGGTGGCAGCTACGCGTTCAGTCCGCAACTGAACCTGAGCTACTACTACGGCAAGCTCGACCAGATCTACCGCCAGCAATTCGCCGGACTGGTGCATACGCAACCGTTGGGCAACGGCTTCAACCTGCGCAGCGATCTGCGTTATTTCGACAGCAGGGGTGACGGCGCGGAAAAGGCCGGGCGCATCGACAACCGTAACTTCAACGGCATGCTCACGGTGTCCCACGGTGCCCACAAGGTCAGTGCCGCCTACCAGCAATTGTCCGGCGACAGCGCCTTTCCGTTCCTCAACGGCGGCGATCCGTACGTGGTCAACCTGGTGACGTTCAACACCTTTACCCGCGCCGACGAGGATTCCTGGCAGCTGCGTTACGACTATGACTTCGCGGCGCAAGGCATTCCCGGCCTGACCTTCATGACCCGCTACACCGATGGCAGCCATGTCAAGGCCGGCAGCGTCGACAACGGAAGCGAATGGGAGCGCGACACCGATATCAACTACGTCATCCAGAGCGGTGTGTTCAAGAACGTCAGCCTGCGCTGGCGCAACGTGACCTTCCGTTCCGGCAATGGCCTGACTACCGCCCTCGATGAGAACCGGCTGATCGTCGGTTACACCCTGGCGCTTTGGTAA
- the paaZ gene encoding phenylacetic acid degradation bifunctional protein PaaZ, which yields MSSSPTLHAPTLQSFIAGRWIGQQGAQVLRSAIDGHEIARTHEERPDFAEAIEHGRRQGISGLMALDFQQRAQRLKALALYLSERKEQLYAISHHSGATRADSWIDIEGGTSTLFTYASLGSRELPSGNIVHEGPAMQLSKMGTFAGTHILVPRGGLAVHINAFNFPIWGMLEKFAPSFLAGMPCIVKPASATSYLTEAVVRLMDESGLLPAGSLQLIIGSTGDLLDRLQGQDVVTFTGSADTAAKLRVNPNLIRNSVPFNAEADSLNCAILAPDVTPDDEEFELFIKEVAREMTTKAGQKCTAIRRAIVPAKHIDAVATRLRDRLAKVVVGDPSVEGVRMGALASHDQQKDVAERLESLLQSSDMLFGARDGFEPRGVNVDKGAFFAPTLLQARDPHAEGGAHDIEAFGPVSTLMAYDDLDEALALAARGKGSLVASLVTKDPQIAAKAIPVAAAWHGRLLVLDRHCAGESTGHGSPLPQLKHGGPGRAGGGEELGGLRAVKHYLQRAAVQGSPTMLAAVTGEYVRGAKVVETEVHPFRRHFQDLQIGESLLTHRRTVTEADLVNFGCLSGDHFYMHFDEIAAKESQFGKRIAHGYFVLSAAAGLFVSPGVGPVLANYGLDTLRFINPVGIGDTIQARLTCKRKIDQGKKSPQGIPQGVVAWDVEVTNQLGELVASYDILTLVVKRED from the coding sequence ATGTCCTCTTCACCTACACTGCATGCCCCTACCCTGCAGAGTTTCATCGCCGGTCGCTGGATCGGCCAACAGGGCGCACAAGTGCTGCGCAGCGCCATCGACGGCCATGAAATCGCCCGCACCCATGAGGAGCGCCCGGACTTCGCCGAGGCCATCGAACACGGCCGTCGCCAGGGCATCAGCGGCTTGATGGCGCTGGACTTCCAGCAGCGCGCCCAGCGTCTCAAGGCCCTGGCCCTGTACCTGAGCGAGCGCAAGGAACAGCTCTACGCGATTTCCCACCACAGCGGCGCGACCCGTGCCGACAGCTGGATCGATATCGAAGGCGGCACCAGCACGCTGTTCACCTACGCCAGCCTCGGTTCGCGGGAGCTGCCGTCGGGCAACATCGTCCACGAAGGCCCGGCGATGCAACTGAGCAAAATGGGCACCTTCGCCGGTACCCATATTCTGGTGCCCCGCGGCGGTCTGGCGGTGCACATCAATGCCTTCAACTTCCCGATCTGGGGCATGCTGGAAAAGTTCGCCCCGAGCTTCCTCGCCGGCATGCCGTGCATCGTCAAACCGGCCAGCGCCACCAGCTACCTGACCGAAGCCGTGGTGCGCCTGATGGATGAATCCGGCCTGTTGCCGGCGGGCAGTCTGCAACTGATCATCGGCAGCACCGGCGACCTGCTCGACCGCCTGCAAGGTCAGGACGTGGTGACCTTCACCGGTTCCGCCGACACCGCGGCCAAGCTGCGGGTCAACCCGAACCTGATCCGCAATTCGGTGCCGTTCAACGCCGAAGCCGACTCGCTGAACTGCGCGATCCTCGCCCCGGACGTGACCCCGGATGACGAAGAGTTCGAGCTGTTCATCAAGGAAGTCGCCCGGGAAATGACCACCAAGGCCGGGCAGAAATGCACCGCCATCCGCCGCGCCATCGTCCCGGCCAAACACATCGATGCCGTCGCCACCCGCCTGCGCGATCGCCTGGCCAAAGTGGTGGTCGGCGACCCGTCGGTGGAAGGCGTGCGCATGGGCGCACTGGCTTCCCACGACCAGCAGAAAGACGTGGCCGAGCGTCTGGAAAGCCTGTTGCAGAGCAGCGACATGCTGTTCGGCGCCCGCGACGGTTTCGAACCCCGTGGTGTAAATGTCGACAAAGGTGCGTTCTTCGCCCCGACCCTGTTGCAGGCCCGCGACCCGCATGCCGAGGGCGGTGCCCACGATATCGAAGCGTTCGGCCCGGTCAGCACCCTGATGGCCTACGACGATCTGGACGAGGCGCTGGCTCTGGCTGCGCGCGGCAAAGGCAGCCTGGTGGCCAGCCTGGTGACCAAGGATCCGCAAATCGCCGCCAAGGCCATCCCGGTCGCGGCTGCCTGGCACGGCCGTTTGCTGGTACTGGATCGCCATTGCGCCGGCGAATCCACCGGTCACGGCTCGCCGCTGCCACAACTCAAGCACGGCGGCCCGGGGCGTGCCGGCGGTGGTGAAGAACTCGGCGGCCTGCGCGCGGTGAAGCACTACCTGCAACGCGCGGCGGTGCAAGGTTCGCCGACCATGCTGGCGGCGGTCACCGGCGAATACGTACGCGGCGCCAAGGTCGTCGAAACCGAGGTGCATCCGTTCCGTCGCCACTTCCAGGACCTGCAGATCGGCGAGTCGCTGCTAACTCACCGCCGCACCGTCACCGAAGCGGACCTGGTGAACTTCGGCTGCCTGTCGGGTGACCACTTCTACATGCACTTCGACGAGATCGCGGCCAAGGAATCGCAGTTCGGCAAGCGCATCGCCCACGGTTACTTCGTGCTGTCGGCGGCGGCCGGTCTGTTCGTATCCCCTGGTGTCGGCCCGGTACTGGCCAACTACGGCCTGGACACCTTGCGCTTTATCAACCCGGTAGGCATCGGCGACACCATCCAGGCGCGCCTGACCTGCAAACGCAAGATCGACCAGGGCAAGAAGAGCCCGCAGGGCATCCCGCAAGGGGTGGTGGCGTGGGATGTGGAAGTGACCAACCAGTTGGGTGAGTTGGTGGCGAGCTATGACATTCTCACCTTGGTCGTAAAACGCGAAGACTGA
- a CDS encoding polyamine ABC transporter substrate-binding protein, with product MGKTLLKVISSLFVVPLTMNAYAAQVDDSHTLRLYNWADYIGEKTIADFEKATGIKVVYDTFDAYETVQAKLLTGHSGYDLIVLNASLAPPLIKAKVFQPLDKKQLPGWTNLDPKVLEDLQGYDPGTTYSAPYTWGSNGVTYNVDKIKERMPDAPIGSLAMIFDPKIVSRFADCGVTLLDAPTEVIPMALKYLGRDPRSAAPEDLKAAQDLLLSVRPYIRKFDSVNYLTSLPNGDVCMAMTWSGDYATAMARAAEAKKKIDLAYFIPKEGSLIWFDNMYIPADAPHVANAHKFLEYLMQPQVMADVSDFINYANSNAAATPLLSAAVRDNPAIYPDAQTRERLFPQKTQDTKDMRAITRVWSTVKSGI from the coding sequence ATGGGCAAGACGCTGCTTAAGGTGATTTCCAGTCTGTTTGTTGTACCGCTGACAATGAATGCCTACGCCGCTCAAGTGGACGACAGCCATACGCTGCGGCTGTACAACTGGGCGGACTACATCGGTGAAAAAACCATCGCCGATTTCGAAAAGGCCACCGGAATCAAGGTGGTCTACGACACCTTCGATGCCTACGAAACGGTGCAGGCCAAATTGCTCACCGGCCACTCCGGTTATGACCTGATCGTGTTGAACGCGTCCCTCGCGCCACCGCTGATCAAGGCCAAGGTGTTCCAGCCGCTGGACAAGAAACAGCTGCCGGGCTGGACCAACCTGGACCCAAAAGTCCTGGAGGATCTGCAAGGGTATGATCCGGGCACCACGTACTCGGCGCCTTATACCTGGGGCAGTAACGGCGTCACCTACAACGTTGACAAGATCAAGGAACGCATGCCGGACGCGCCGATCGGCTCGCTGGCGATGATCTTCGATCCGAAGATCGTCTCGCGCTTCGCCGATTGCGGCGTGACCCTGCTCGATGCCCCGACCGAAGTCATTCCCATGGCCCTGAAGTACCTGGGACGTGATCCGCGCAGCGCCGCACCGGAGGATCTGAAAGCCGCCCAGGACTTGCTGCTGTCGGTGCGGCCGTACATCCGCAAATTTGACTCGGTCAATTACCTGACCAGCCTGCCCAACGGCGATGTGTGCATGGCCATGACCTGGTCAGGCGACTACGCCACCGCCATGGCTCGCGCCGCGGAAGCCAAGAAGAAGATCGACCTGGCCTACTTTATCCCCAAGGAAGGCTCGCTGATCTGGTTCGACAACATGTACATCCCCGCCGACGCGCCCCACGTCGCCAATGCCCACAAGTTTCTCGAATATCTGATGCAACCGCAGGTGATGGCGGACGTGAGCGACTTCATCAATTACGCCAACAGCAACGCCGCAGCCACGCCGTTGTTGAGCGCCGCTGTGCGCGACAACCCGGCCATCTACCCCGACGCGCAAACCCGCGAGCGGCTGTTTCCGCAGAAGACCCAGGACACCAAGGACATGCGGGCGATTACCCGGGTCTGGAGCACCGTGAAAAGCGGCATCTGA
- a CDS encoding LuxR C-terminal-related transcriptional regulator, translated as MISSVRLLSRACPAARLRGMSKPHDDTLIAVPFGALHKWHGGMREAFAHIDEPDALQHLASALAQLVSVESMMISLERKDRAPQLLHQRGIAQEYQVSILERYFAGGYLLDPFCLAVEQGLAQGFYHLEEIAPDNFFDSDYYKSYYLKAGCSEDSYYIVDTGNDTKISVSLYQGFGGECLSAEQLNLLRAVEPLVREFISEFSQRGMLRSREIQCDQDQGMRDDLKHRVQSAFEHFGSDLLTERERQVAHMVLRGHSVKSTASQMNISPETVRMHRKNLYLKLEVGSQSELFALFIEWLRRH; from the coding sequence ATGATTTCGTCAGTCAGGCTGTTATCAAGGGCGTGTCCAGCCGCTAGACTGCGGGGCATGAGCAAACCACACGACGATACGCTGATCGCGGTGCCCTTCGGGGCATTGCACAAATGGCATGGGGGAATGCGCGAGGCTTTCGCCCATATCGATGAGCCTGACGCCCTGCAACATCTGGCGTCGGCGTTGGCGCAGCTGGTGTCCGTCGAGTCGATGATGATCAGCCTGGAGCGCAAGGACCGCGCGCCTCAGTTGCTGCATCAGCGCGGGATCGCGCAGGAGTATCAGGTCTCGATCCTGGAGCGCTATTTTGCCGGCGGTTATTTACTCGACCCGTTCTGCCTGGCGGTGGAGCAGGGCTTGGCGCAAGGCTTCTATCACCTGGAGGAAATTGCCCCGGACAACTTCTTCGACAGTGACTACTACAAATCCTATTACCTGAAGGCGGGCTGTTCGGAAGACAGCTACTACATCGTCGATACCGGCAATGACACGAAGATTTCCGTCAGCCTCTATCAGGGTTTCGGCGGTGAATGCCTGAGCGCCGAACAGCTGAACCTGCTGCGCGCCGTAGAGCCGTTGGTGCGCGAATTCATCAGCGAGTTCAGTCAGCGGGGCATGCTGCGCAGTCGCGAGATCCAGTGCGATCAAGACCAGGGCATGCGCGATGATCTCAAGCACCGGGTGCAGTCGGCTTTCGAGCATTTCGGCAGCGACTTGCTGACCGAACGTGAGCGGCAAGTGGCGCATATGGTGTTGCGCGGGCATTCGGTGAAATCGACGGCCAGCCAGATGAACATCTCGCCGGAAACCGTGCGCATGCACCGCAAGAACCTGTACCTGAAACTGGAGGTGGGTTCGCAGTCGGAGTTGTTTGCACTGTTTATCGAGTGGTTGCGCAGGCATTGA
- a CDS encoding aminotransferase yields MATPTRSVFSPADESRLVKADKAHHMHGYHVFDEHAEQGSLNIVAGDGAYIYDTQGNRFLDAVGGMWCTNIGLGREEMAEAIADQVRQLAYSNPFSDMSNNVAIQLCEKLASLAPGDLDHVFLTTGGSTAVDTAYRLIQYYQNCRGKPEKKHVIARFNAYHGSTTLTMSIGNKAADRVPEFDYANPLIHHVSNPNPYRAPDGMDEAQFLEFLVKEFEDKILSIGANKVAGFFAEPIMGSGGVIIPPQGYLKRMWDVCQRYDILFVADEVVTSFGRLGKFFASYDVFDVQPDIITTAKGLTSAYLPLGACIFSERIWKVIAEPGKGRCFTHGFTYSGHPVCCTAALKNIEIIERENLLAHVDTVGAYLEERLATLRDLPLVGDVRCQKLMACVEFVADKRTKALFPDEINIGEKIHVRAQARGLLVRPIMHLNVMSPPLILTFVQVDEIVETLRECILEVAAELEASGQYAGQ; encoded by the coding sequence ATGGCGACGCCAACACGCAGCGTTTTTTCCCCAGCGGACGAGTCCCGGCTGGTCAAGGCCGACAAGGCTCACCATATGCACGGCTATCACGTGTTCGACGAACACGCCGAACAAGGCTCGCTGAACATCGTCGCAGGCGATGGCGCCTACATCTACGACACCCAGGGCAACCGCTTTCTTGATGCGGTGGGCGGGATGTGGTGCACCAACATCGGTTTGGGCCGCGAGGAAATGGCCGAGGCCATCGCCGATCAGGTGCGGCAACTGGCCTATTCCAATCCGTTTTCCGACATGTCGAACAATGTCGCCATCCAGCTCTGCGAAAAACTCGCCAGCCTGGCCCCCGGCGACCTCGACCATGTGTTCCTGACCACCGGCGGCTCCACCGCCGTGGACACCGCCTACCGGCTGATCCAGTACTACCAGAACTGCCGTGGCAAACCCGAGAAGAAGCACGTCATCGCCCGGTTCAACGCCTATCACGGCTCGACCACCCTGACCATGTCGATCGGCAACAAGGCCGCCGACCGGGTGCCGGAGTTCGATTACGCCAACCCGCTGATCCACCATGTCTCCAACCCCAACCCGTACCGCGCCCCCGATGGCATGGACGAAGCGCAGTTCCTCGAGTTCCTGGTCAAGGAATTCGAAGACAAGATCCTCTCGATTGGCGCGAACAAGGTCGCCGGGTTCTTCGCCGAACCGATCATGGGGTCGGGCGGGGTGATCATTCCGCCCCAGGGTTATCTCAAGCGCATGTGGGATGTCTGCCAGCGCTACGACATCCTGTTCGTCGCCGACGAAGTGGTGACTTCGTTCGGGCGCCTGGGCAAGTTCTTTGCCTCCTATGATGTGTTCGACGTGCAGCCCGACATCATCACCACCGCCAAGGGCCTGACCTCGGCCTATCTGCCGCTGGGTGCGTGCATCTTTTCCGAGCGCATCTGGAAAGTCATCGCCGAGCCGGGCAAGGGCCGCTGCTTCACCCATGGCTTCACCTACAGCGGGCATCCGGTGTGCTGCACGGCGGCGCTGAAGAACATCGAGATCATCGAGCGGGAAAACCTGCTGGCTCATGTCGATACGGTGGGGGCTTATCTGGAAGAGCGCCTGGCAACCCTGCGGGATTTGCCGCTGGTGGGGGATGTGCGTTGCCAGAAACTCATGGCCTGCGTGGAGTTCGTCGCCGATAAACGCACCAAGGCGTTGTTCCCCGACGAGATCAACATCGGCGAAAAAATCCATGTGCGGGCCCAGGCCCGGGGTTTGCTGGTGCGGCCGATCATGCACCTCAACGTGATGTCGCCACCGTTGATCCTGACGTTTGTCCAGGTCGATGAAATCGTCGAGACCCTGCGCGAATGCATTCTGGAAGTGGCCGCCGAGCTTGAAGCGAGCGGACAGTACGCGGGCCAATGA